One region of Sus scrofa isolate TJ Tabasco breed Duroc chromosome 3, Sscrofa11.1, whole genome shotgun sequence genomic DNA includes:
- the IL21R gene encoding interleukin-21 receptor produces MLCGWAAPLLLLLLQGAWGCSDLVCYTDYLHTVTCVLETWTLHPSALTLTWQDLYGEMEEEVTSCSLRLSTRNATHAEYTCHMDVFQFMADDIFSINMTDQSGNHSQECGSFVLANSIKPSPPFNVTVTFSGHYNISWSSDYNVFALKGKLQYELRYRKLGDPWAQSPGRKLISVDSRSVSLLPLEFHKGSSYELQLRAGPQPDSSFQGTWSEWSDPVIFHTQPEEMKRNWYPHLLLILILVCPVLVFLGLKIHLPWRLWKKVWVQVPSPEPFFQPLYVGHSGDFKRWVGTPFPPSSLELRSWSVGVPSILEMHSQCPAQRAAKGLAPMELPEPADLVEADGVPEPGSWDPAPSTASTLGGSAYSQERDRPYGKLSIETVTVRDAEGPCAWPCTCGDDDSYPALNLEPGSGTEDPLLDPEATFLSCGCVSARGSVGLGGPAGSVLARVKPSPEDEAGWAPGPPWGDGPPRGVSDSEAGSPPAGLDMDTFDSGFADSDCGSPVECDFSSPRDEGPPRSYLRQWVVMSPPLAESGPQAS; encoded by the exons ATGCTGTGTGGCTGGGCTGCTCCtttgctcctgctgctgctccaggGAG CCTGGGGCTGCTCAGACCTCGTCTGCTACACCGATTACTTACACACCGTCACCTGCGTCCTGGAGACGTGGACCCTGCACCCCAGCGCGCTCACCCTCACCTG GCAAGACCTGTATGGAGAAATGGAGGAAGAGGTGACCTCTTGCAGCCTCCGCCTGTCCACCCGCAATGCCACGCATGCGGAGTACACATGCCACATGGATGTGTTCCAATTCATGGCTGACGACATTTTCAGCATCAACATGACAGACCAGTCTGGCAATCATTCCCAGGAGTGTGGCAGCTTTGTCCTGGCTAACAGCA TCAAGCCATCTCCCCCTTTCAATGTCACCGTGACCTTCTCCGGACACTATAACATCTCCTGGAGCTCCGATTACAATGTATTCGCGCTGAAGGGCAAACTTCAGTATGAACTGCGGTACAGGAAGCTCGGCGACCCCTGGGCTCAG AGTCCAGGGAGAAAGCTGATCTCGGTGGATTCGAGAAGCGTCTCTTTGCTCCCCCTGGAGTTCCACAAAGGCTCGAgctatgagctgcagctgcgggcggGGCCCCAGCCCGACTCCTCCTTCCAGGGGACCTGGAGCGAGTGGAGCGACCCTGTCATCTTTCACACCCAGCCCGAAG AGATGAAGAGAAACTGGTACCCTCACCTGCTTCTCATCCTGATCCTCGTATGCCCCGTCCTTGTCTTCTTAGGCCTGAAGATCCACCTGCCTTGGAG GCTGTGGAAAAAGGTGTGGGTACAGGTGCCCAGCCCGGAGCCTTTCTTCCAGCCCTTGTATGTGGGCCATAGCGGGGATTTCAAG AGATGGGTGGGCacacccttccctccctccagcctggagCTGAGATCCTGGAGCGTGGGGGTGCCCTCGATCCTGGAGATGCACAGCCAGTGCCCTGCGCAGCGTGCAGCCAAGGGGCTGGCACCCATGGAGCTGCCGGAGCCGGCCGACCTGGTGGAGGCCGACGGGGTACCTGAGCCGGGCTCCTGGGACCCAGCGCCCTCCACCGCCAGCACCTTGGGCGGCTCCGCTTACAGCCAGGAGAGAGACCGGCCGTATGGCAAGTTATCCATTGAAACGGTGACCGTGAGGGACGCAGAGGGGCCGTGCGCCTGGCCCTGCACCTGTGGAGACGACGACAGCTACCCAGCTCTGAACCTGGAGCCTGGCTCGGGCACAGAGGACCCGCTTCTGGACCCGGAGGCCACGTTCCTGTCCTGCGGCTGCGTCTCAGCCAGAGGCTCAGTTGGGCTGGGGGGCCCCGCGGGCAGCGTCCTCGCCAGGGTAAAGCCGTCCCCCGAGGATGAAGCGGGCTGGGCTCCAGGGCCACCCTGGGGGGACGGGCCACCCCGAGGGGTTTCGGACAGTGAGGCAGGCTCGCCCCCAGCCGGCCTGGACATGGACACGTTTGACAGCGGCTTCGCGGACTCTGACTGCGGCAGCCCCGTGGAATGTGACTTCAGCAGCCCCAGGGACGAAGGGCCCCCCCGGAGCTACCTCCGCCAGTGGGTGGTCATGTCCCCTCCGCTGGCGGAATCTGGGCCCCAGGCCAGCTAG